The following are encoded in a window of Chloroflexota bacterium genomic DNA:
- a CDS encoding CBS domain-containing protein, with the protein MLVRDYMTRHPFMAEPSMSIVEAQRLMGENNIRHLPVVGEGKRLLGLVTRSSLLVDPGRLSSLDVWEIARYLAGLTVKDVMIRARDVITIHPDATIEEAARVMVDRKVGCLPVLEDGVVVGILTDTDMLAHLMQMMAAGTPAVRVTVRMPDVRGELAKLVGAIAAQGWGILALGGAPAPREPGKWDAVVKIRYVTKDQVAAALSGVEGQQIVDIREC; encoded by the coding sequence ATGCTTGTGAGAGACTACATGACCCGCCACCCATTTATGGCCGAGCCGTCCATGTCCATCGTGGAGGCGCAGCGCCTTATGGGCGAGAACAACATCCGCCACCTTCCCGTTGTGGGCGAAGGGAAGCGGCTGCTGGGGCTGGTAACGCGGAGTTCGCTTCTGGTAGACCCGGGCCGGCTTAGCAGCCTGGACGTGTGGGAGATCGCCCGCTACTTGGCGGGTCTCACGGTCAAGGACGTGATGATCAGGGCGCGGGACGTGATCACGATCCATCCCGACGCGACGATAGAGGAGGCAGCCCGGGTGATGGTAGACCGCAAGGTGGGCTGCCTGCCCGTCTTGGAGGACGGGGTTGTGGTGGGCATTCTCACCGATACCGACATGCTGGCGCACCTGATGCAGATGATGGCGGCGGGCACGCCGGCGGTGCGCGTTACCGTTCGCATGCCGGACGTGCGCGGGGAACTGGCGAAACTGGTGGGCGCCATCGCCGCGCAGGGGTGGGGCATTCTGGCCCTGGGCGGCGCGCCCGCCCCGCGCGAACCGGGCAAGTGGGATGCCGTCGTCAAGATTCGCTACGTTACGAAAGACCAGGTCGCGGCGGCCCTGTCCGGTGTAGAAGGCCAACAGATCGTAGACATACGGGAATGCTAA